In the genome of Microcoleus sp. FACHB-672, one region contains:
- a CDS encoding response regulator produces the protein MMAETPLILALDHNRRNLELLAKFLGREGYQVLSATSLEEFEQFLERKEEIGVVLLDISGFDRSIWEHCEQLQAAQIPFLVLSPKQSAAIQQESFAHGAHNMLVKPLVANQLLGLIRNLLGE, from the coding sequence ATGATGGCAGAAACTCCGCTGATTTTAGCTCTTGATCACAACCGGCGTAACTTAGAATTGCTAGCCAAGTTTCTCGGAAGGGAAGGATACCAAGTTCTCAGCGCGACTAGCTTAGAAGAGTTTGAGCAATTTTTAGAGCGCAAAGAAGAAATTGGAGTGGTTTTACTCGATATTTCCGGTTTTGACCGGAGTATTTGGGAACACTGCGAGCAACTGCAAGCCGCACAAATTCCTTTTTTGGTACTTTCACCAAAGCAAAGTGCGGCGATTCAGCAGGAGAGTTTCGCACATGGAGCACACAATATGCTAGTAAAACCACTCGTAGCAAACCAATTACTCGGCCTCATTCGCAACCTGCTGGGTGAGTAA
- a CDS encoding GAF domain-containing sensor histidine kinase, translating into MIAPENKQMDSLNSLSAAAQEDQRLLILAELGLLEAQKVPVFEQTVQAAADFLEIPICIVGVLDKDRQWLKAAVGLSDLLPLKQQAQIHLLRNECFCSQVVESGQVLAIRDTANHPLFGHRSLVQQYGIRAYLGVPLLTSSGHCLGTLAVMDLAPRTFTTKEIQFLELTARWCMSEFERQRLAGEPAQFSSSSHAGFTAQSKRRFQTALKQIKAEMLTHVTQALRTPLTSVMGMASVLERGIYGPLNNKQQEYLEIIHDSGRYLISLVDEILALGELDDSMPELHLTAIDIEMLCQQVINALEQDASRREQEIRLSVEPGHRIWMLDKLKIQQLLYNLLFCVIQSATAGSIVRLHVSRRISGLNIAVWVSHPWLGEGLPLATLSSCPLSELTLSQSLAADEGSKRPEELETPVLATHATNGHRLDESNLAALVESDRLEPARQLFGGNRSREGIGLLLSCLLAEMHNGDISIQGSPESGYRYVVSLPEVTASFTEPYAS; encoded by the coding sequence AGCAAACTGTCCAAGCAGCGGCTGACTTTTTGGAAATCCCGATCTGCATTGTGGGAGTGCTGGATAAAGACCGGCAATGGTTGAAAGCTGCGGTGGGATTGAGCGATTTGCTGCCGCTAAAACAGCAAGCTCAGATCCACTTGTTGCGAAACGAATGCTTCTGTTCCCAAGTGGTGGAAAGTGGACAGGTTTTGGCTATCCGCGATACAGCCAATCACCCCCTGTTTGGTCATCGTTCCCTCGTGCAGCAGTACGGCATTCGCGCTTACTTAGGCGTTCCGTTGCTGACATCAAGCGGCCATTGCTTAGGGACGCTAGCCGTAATGGATCTGGCACCTCGTACCTTTACTACTAAAGAAATTCAGTTTTTGGAACTGACAGCCCGCTGGTGCATGAGTGAATTTGAGCGCCAGCGCCTTGCAGGTGAGCCGGCACAGTTTTCTTCCAGCTCCCATGCCGGTTTTACCGCTCAGAGCAAAAGGCGTTTCCAGACGGCTCTCAAGCAAATTAAAGCGGAAATGCTCACCCACGTTACTCAGGCTTTAAGGACACCCTTGACTTCAGTGATGGGGATGGCCAGCGTGCTGGAACGGGGAATTTATGGGCCTTTAAACAACAAGCAGCAAGAATATCTAGAAATTATCCACGACAGTGGCCGTTATTTAATCTCGCTGGTGGATGAAATTTTAGCGCTGGGAGAACTGGACGACAGTATGCCGGAGTTGCATCTCACGGCGATTGATATTGAAATGTTGTGCCAGCAGGTGATTAATGCTTTAGAACAAGATGCCAGCCGACGAGAGCAAGAAATACGTTTATCCGTCGAACCGGGTCATCGCATTTGGATGCTTGATAAGCTGAAGATTCAGCAGCTACTATATAATTTGCTTTTTTGTGTGATTCAATCTGCCACTGCCGGCAGTATTGTTCGCCTCCATGTCTCTCGCAGAATTTCTGGGTTAAATATAGCGGTTTGGGTATCCCACCCCTGGTTGGGAGAAGGACTTCCCCTAGCAACACTGTCTTCCTGCCCTTTATCAGAACTGACCCTCTCACAGTCCCTAGCAGCGGATGAGGGGAGTAAACGACCTGAAGAACTGGAAACGCCGGTTTTAGCAACCCACGCGACGAACGGGCACAGGCTAGATGAGTCGAATTTGGCGGCGCTGGTTGAGTCAGACAGATTAGAGCCGGCGCGGCAATTATTTGGGGGCAACCGCTCTCGTGAAGGCATCGGACTGTTGCTAAGCTGCCTGTTAGCAGAAATGCACAACGGCGATATCTCAATCCAAGGCTCACCGGAGTCTGGGTATCGATATGTAGTCAGTTTGCCAGAAGTCACCGCTTCTTTCACTGAGCCTTATGCCAGCTAA
- a CDS encoding PAM68 family protein: MSSESPRDRLPFEPAKNRKKPDKNSSTTAPAAEKADKKSPVSREETAIPEVVSKRMASRMAIFCGIPSFLGMFTFIVSYWIVTNKLFELPNVAVVLVSMGFFGLGVLGLTYGVISASWDEEIPGSKLGWSEFTTNFGRMTEAWRSARKKT; this comes from the coding sequence ATGTCATCAGAATCCCCACGGGATCGCCTCCCGTTTGAGCCGGCTAAAAATCGCAAAAAACCGGATAAAAACAGCTCAACCACAGCACCCGCCGCTGAAAAAGCTGACAAAAAGTCTCCGGTTTCTAGGGAAGAAACGGCCATCCCAGAGGTGGTGAGCAAACGGATGGCCAGTCGCATGGCTATATTTTGTGGCATCCCGTCCTTCTTAGGGATGTTCACATTTATTGTCAGCTATTGGATTGTCACGAATAAATTGTTTGAGTTGCCCAATGTAGCCGTTGTGTTAGTGAGCATGGGCTTCTTTGGCTTGGGCGTCTTGGGGCTAACTTACGGAGTAATCTCCGCTTCTTGGGATGAGGAAATACCAGGAAGCAAGTTAGGCTGGAGCGAGTTTACAACAAATTTTGGACGCATGACCGAGGCTTGGCGCTCAGCCCGGAAAAAAACCTGA
- a CDS encoding peptidylprolyl isomerase, producing the protein MRTTVQNPQLPPIIAMAFPQTPLNCADTTPTGYPKSGQRVGKIHRHAVVVPSPSGMESQTFLTIDDQPISLRQAISYLRTTGDLSRTIQIILRQHLVEQQLESRAGLEIDPLRIEQAIINFRLKNGLIEPESFEEWLQTQRLSYRDFRNQLLTGMKLTQLKAEVTASKVEEYFNENKTRLDQVVLSRIIVSDQNLAEELTRQLIDDHRPFESLAREHSIGSERLVNGMMGLVMMGQLPEPIREAIEGATIGDLIGPVEVEGRYHLLRVEQWQPASLEGALRQEIQEQMFEQWVQEHLKNKAIKLHLDESPSGLSQQRI; encoded by the coding sequence GTGCGAACAACCGTCCAAAATCCTCAATTGCCCCCTATAATTGCGATGGCTTTCCCGCAAACTCCACTCAATTGCGCGGATACAACGCCAACCGGCTACCCGAAATCGGGGCAGAGAGTGGGTAAAATTCACCGTCACGCTGTCGTTGTGCCATCCCCATCAGGTATGGAATCCCAAACTTTCCTGACCATTGACGATCAACCGATTTCTTTGCGTCAAGCTATCAGCTACCTACGCACCACCGGCGATCTGTCGCGCACGATTCAAATTATTCTGCGGCAACATCTGGTGGAACAACAACTAGAGTCCCGCGCCGGTTTAGAAATTGATCCCCTCCGCATTGAGCAAGCCATTATTAATTTCCGGCTCAAAAATGGTTTAATTGAGCCAGAAAGCTTCGAGGAATGGCTGCAAACCCAACGCCTCAGTTACAGGGATTTTCGTAACCAATTGCTCACCGGCATGAAGCTCACTCAGCTCAAGGCGGAAGTGACAGCCTCCAAAGTTGAGGAATACTTTAATGAAAATAAAACACGACTTGATCAAGTCGTTCTTTCTCGCATCATTGTCAGCGATCAAAATCTGGCTGAGGAACTGACGCGGCAACTGATCGACGATCACCGGCCCTTTGAAAGCTTAGCGAGAGAGCATTCGATTGGCAGTGAACGCCTTGTGAATGGGATGATGGGGTTAGTGATGATGGGACAACTGCCAGAGCCAATTCGAGAAGCAATTGAAGGGGCGACGATTGGCGATTTAATTGGGCCGGTGGAAGTTGAAGGGCGCTATCACTTGTTGCGTGTTGAGCAATGGCAGCCGGCCTCCCTAGAAGGGGCGCTAAGACAGGAAATTCAAGAGCAAATGTTTGAGCAATGGGTGCAAGAGCATCTGAAAAATAAAGCGATTAAACTACACCTCGATGAATCTCCCTCTGGGCTGTCACAACAGAGAATTTAA
- a CDS encoding IctB family putative bicarbonate transporter: protein MNSVWQQLTLENFLLHKWQTASYFYRLIGDPLRAWRQGSVLMQWGEPIAAVLVSLIFALVPFVSNDLVGVLLIACACFWLLLTLSDEAQVGVTPIHWMVLLYWSVATVATALSPVKKAAFVGWGKLTLYLLLFALLSQLLRSPRIRAWLIGLYLHTCLIVSVYGMRQWFFGAPPLATWTDPASSSANVTRVYSYLGNPNLLAGYLLPAVALSIAAMFAWRSWSAKALALTMTVVHSACLILTFSRGGWIGMVVSLGVMMLLLVYWISVQLSPFWRTWAMPAVLGGAVAALIVAVMFVEPVRDRVFSIFLDRKDSSNNFRINVWDSVMAMIRDRPILGIGPGNSAFNKIYPLYMKPRFTALSAYSIWLEVAVETGFIGLGCFVWLLLVTFNQARVQLARLRRLGSAEGYWLIAAVATIAGMLAHGFVDTVWYRPEVSTLWWLMMAIVASYYTVPKRQPANELISSEDSAV, encoded by the coding sequence ATGAATTCTGTTTGGCAACAGTTAACTTTGGAAAACTTTTTGCTGCACAAGTGGCAAACTGCTAGCTATTTTTATCGTTTAATTGGCGATCCCCTGCGTGCTTGGCGTCAGGGTAGCGTGTTGATGCAGTGGGGTGAACCAATTGCAGCAGTATTGGTGAGCTTGATATTTGCGCTGGTTCCTTTTGTATCAAACGATTTGGTGGGCGTTTTACTGATTGCCTGCGCTTGCTTTTGGTTGCTGCTAACGCTATCGGATGAGGCGCAAGTCGGTGTGACTCCCATTCACTGGATGGTGTTGCTGTACTGGAGTGTGGCAACGGTGGCAACAGCGCTGTCGCCGGTGAAAAAGGCGGCATTTGTGGGGTGGGGGAAACTGACGCTTTATTTGCTGCTGTTTGCCCTCTTATCACAACTGTTGCGTTCGCCTCGGATTCGCGCTTGGTTAATTGGGTTGTATTTACATACTTGCCTAATTGTCAGTGTCTACGGGATGCGGCAGTGGTTTTTTGGGGCACCGCCATTGGCAACTTGGACAGATCCCGCGTCTTCGAGTGCGAATGTGACGCGGGTTTATAGCTATTTAGGAAATCCCAATCTTCTAGCTGGGTATCTGCTGCCGGCTGTGGCATTGAGCATTGCGGCGATGTTTGCTTGGCGCAGTTGGAGTGCGAAAGCTTTGGCGCTGACAATGACAGTGGTTCATTCGGCTTGCTTGATCCTGACGTTTAGCCGAGGTGGCTGGATTGGCATGGTGGTTTCCCTGGGTGTCATGATGCTGTTACTGGTTTACTGGATAAGCGTTCAGTTGTCACCTTTCTGGCGCACTTGGGCGATGCCGGCAGTGTTGGGAGGAGCGGTTGCGGCGTTAATTGTGGCGGTGATGTTTGTTGAGCCGGTGCGTGATCGGGTATTCAGTATTTTTCTGGATCGCAAGGACAGCAGTAATAATTTCCGCATTAATGTTTGGGATTCTGTAATGGCGATGATTCGAGATCGTCCGATTTTAGGAATTGGCCCAGGTAACTCGGCTTTTAATAAAATTTACCCGCTTTATATGAAGCCGCGTTTTACTGCCTTGAGTGCCTATTCCATTTGGCTGGAAGTAGCAGTAGAAACCGGCTTTATTGGCTTAGGTTGTTTTGTTTGGCTGCTGTTAGTGACGTTTAACCAAGCGCGGGTGCAGCTTGCCAGACTCCGCCGGCTGGGTAGTGCCGAAGGGTATTGGTTAATCGCAGCAGTTGCCACGATTGCCGGTATGCTTGCTCATGGTTTTGTCGATACGGTTTGGTATCGCCCTGAAGTTAGTACGCTTTGGTGGCTAATGATGGCGATTGTTGCCAGTTACTATACAGTTCCGAAACGGCAGCCGGCGAATGAGCTAATTTCTAGCGAAGATTCCGCTGTTTAA
- a CDS encoding ATP-binding protein, giving the protein MSFPNTHTIASIRFLQRQAASLLLYQNVLAGIAGQTFLNLLQALHQSDASGTNCLQAYGSWFKALAAKNQSWQNYLIAQILKDENPFTQQAQKTELASLPPALIAAAQHDLQALQSLYYCSGEQLSRWVQTASGIPDAPIVWDYEQNSEKVASELPIITFLQTQSNWSDALETLTTYYQKYSIGLFADARAVRWDSGKLVKIPHPDSIKLNELTGYELQRETLLKNTEFLLAGFPALHVLLYGSRGSGKSSLVKALLNECGERGLRLVEVAKSDMKDLPAIVEQLRDLPQKFIIFVDDLSFEEDDDAFKALKVVLEGNITARPQNVIVYATSNRRHLIREFFDDRPRPSSSEEVHAWDTVQEKLSFSDRFGLTLTFEPANQDTYLKIVRHLAMQAGINLSQEDLDYKALQWATRHNGRSGRTARQFVDFLKAELAIAGQLSKKDKKRR; this is encoded by the coding sequence ATGTCTTTTCCCAATACTCACACTATCGCTTCTATCCGGTTCCTGCAACGCCAAGCAGCCTCTCTGCTGCTCTATCAAAACGTTCTCGCCGGCATTGCCGGTCAAACTTTCCTCAACCTCTTGCAAGCCCTCCACCAAAGTGATGCCAGTGGCACGAATTGCCTACAAGCTTATGGCAGTTGGTTCAAAGCTTTGGCTGCCAAAAATCAAAGCTGGCAAAATTATTTAATCGCGCAAATTCTCAAAGATGAGAATCCCTTTACCCAACAAGCACAGAAAACCGAACTAGCCAGTTTGCCGCCGGCACTTATTGCTGCTGCCCAACATGATTTACAAGCCCTACAAAGTCTGTATTATTGCAGCGGTGAACAGTTAAGCCGATGGGTACAAACTGCTTCCGGAATACCCGATGCGCCGATTGTTTGGGATTATGAACAAAATAGTGAAAAGGTCGCATCTGAACTGCCGATTATAACATTTCTGCAAACGCAAAGCAACTGGTCAGATGCGCTAGAAACCTTAACAACTTATTATCAGAAGTACAGCATCGGCTTGTTTGCAGATGCGCGGGCGGTACGCTGGGATTCAGGAAAATTAGTCAAAATCCCACACCCTGATTCTATCAAGCTTAACGAGTTAACGGGTTATGAGCTTCAGCGAGAAACCTTACTAAAAAATACAGAATTTTTATTAGCCGGTTTTCCAGCGCTGCACGTATTGCTTTATGGTAGCCGTGGTTCTGGCAAATCTTCTTTAGTGAAGGCGCTATTAAATGAGTGCGGCGAACGGGGTTTGCGTCTCGTTGAAGTGGCAAAATCTGACATGAAAGACTTGCCGGCAATTGTTGAGCAGTTGCGAGATTTACCGCAAAAATTTATAATTTTTGTGGATGACCTTTCTTTTGAGGAAGATGATGATGCCTTTAAAGCACTGAAAGTAGTTTTAGAAGGAAATATCACCGCTAGACCTCAAAATGTAATTGTCTATGCGACATCTAACCGGCGGCACTTAATTCGAGAGTTTTTTGATGATCGTCCGCGTCCGAGTAGCAGTGAGGAAGTTCACGCTTGGGATACTGTTCAAGAGAAGCTTTCATTTAGCGACCGCTTTGGTTTAACTTTAACATTCGAGCCGGCAAATCAAGACACTTACCTCAAAATTGTCCGCCATCTTGCAATGCAAGCCGGCATTAATCTCAGTCAAGAAGATTTAGATTATAAAGCACTTCAGTGGGCGACTCGTCATAACGGTCGTTCTGGGCGCACAGCGCGGCAATTTGTTGATTTTCTTAAGGCAGAATTAGCAATAGCCGGCCAATTGAGTAAAAAAGATAAAAAGCGTCGGTAG
- the rpsO gene encoding 30S ribosomal protein S15, whose protein sequence is MALTQERKHELMSEYQRHETDTGSADLQVAMLTERINRLSGHLKANQKDHSSRRGLLKMIGARKRLLAYILKEDNDRYRALITRLGIRG, encoded by the coding sequence ATGGCACTGACGCAAGAGCGCAAACACGAACTCATGTCTGAGTACCAACGTCATGAAACGGACACTGGCTCAGCAGACCTCCAAGTTGCAATGCTTACCGAGCGGATTAACCGGCTCAGCGGGCATTTAAAAGCAAATCAAAAAGACCACTCTTCCAGACGCGGCTTGCTAAAAATGATCGGCGCGCGTAAGCGTCTGCTGGCATACATCCTGAAAGAAGACAATGATCGTTATCGCGCCTTAATCACTCGCCTGGGCATTCGCGGTTAA
- the ruvA gene encoding Holliday junction branch migration protein RuvA, whose translation MISYLKGKVAGIHKNTANRITLTLEVNQVGYDLQIPPRMVQQLPAAGEAFQVFTHLQIREDQQVLYGFASAAERDLFRQLVSVSGIGAQLAIALLDTLGLQDLVQAIVTSNTRQLAKTPGVGAKTAERIALELKTKLAEWRQQSGLAMPVPAGVATALQEDVEMTLLALGYTSPEVMEALSALSEDASLSENTDAEAWIRASIAWLSRQ comes from the coding sequence ATGATCAGTTATCTCAAAGGTAAAGTTGCCGGCATTCATAAAAATACGGCCAATCGAATTACCCTCACTTTAGAGGTAAATCAGGTGGGATATGACCTGCAAATCCCGCCCCGCATGGTGCAGCAACTGCCGGCAGCCGGAGAAGCATTTCAAGTGTTCACTCACTTACAAATTCGAGAAGATCAACAGGTGCTCTACGGATTTGCCTCCGCTGCGGAACGGGATTTGTTTCGCCAGCTAGTGAGTGTCAGTGGGATTGGCGCTCAATTAGCGATTGCCTTGCTTGATACCCTAGGATTGCAAGATTTAGTCCAGGCAATTGTCACCAGTAATACCCGCCAGCTAGCGAAAACGCCGGGAGTGGGGGCGAAAACAGCAGAACGGATTGCTTTGGAACTTAAAACCAAACTGGCAGAATGGCGGCAGCAATCGGGATTAGCGATGCCGGTGCCGGCAGGGGTTGCGACGGCACTTCAAGAAGATGTGGAAATGACACTGCTAGCACTGGGATATACCAGTCCTGAGGTGATGGAAGCCCTATCTGCCCTCTCTGAAGACGCCAGTTTGTCTGAAAACACAGATGCCGAAGCGTGGATTCGCGCCAGCATTGCCTGGTTGAGCCGGCAATAA
- a CDS encoding HetZ-related protein 2 produces MKLAEQIAQDWRLRLANDCPNYAKSTHESIICWLVGEDVARFEILTLPQLALAQQAMDFRYRILRRRYLGVTPDQAYRHLIQRLGSLVLLRQKIRTWVALSRDRQRSVVDVVQEVIQEMLQGDRYMQQQISWIAQCTQEARLRNALVLATTEEYCMRPVRNQPLLVYRFVNYLRRCQRGGLTQVPADELIRLVSEEVSPSDTEGSISLLDVQASVEHQEVQAWEEQQLLRTSVQREFETYLAENVGPMAVQWLRLYLQGRSQDAIAQQLKLPVKQVYRLREKISYHAIRVFALKIQPELVASWLETSLSEHSLGLTSAQWQQYWNNLTAVQRQLLELLRAGHSIHAIAEILKLKPNQVIGEWTKLYIAAQMLRNVS; encoded by the coding sequence ATGAAACTGGCTGAACAAATAGCACAAGATTGGCGATTACGACTGGCGAATGACTGCCCAAACTATGCCAAAAGCACCCATGAAAGTATTATCTGTTGGTTAGTGGGTGAAGATGTAGCGCGATTTGAAATCTTAACTTTGCCCCAACTGGCCCTGGCTCAGCAAGCAATGGATTTCCGCTACCGGATTTTGCGCCGGCGCTATCTGGGAGTAACACCGGATCAGGCATATCGGCATCTCATCCAGCGCTTAGGCAGTTTGGTGCTGCTGCGCCAGAAAATTCGCACTTGGGTGGCGCTTAGTCGCGACCGGCAGCGCTCGGTGGTGGATGTGGTGCAAGAAGTGATTCAAGAAATGTTGCAGGGTGATCGCTATATGCAGCAGCAAATCTCTTGGATTGCTCAGTGTACCCAAGAGGCACGTCTGCGTAATGCACTGGTACTCGCGACGACCGAAGAGTATTGTATGCGACCTGTTCGCAACCAACCGCTGCTTGTCTACCGATTTGTTAACTATCTGCGTCGATGCCAACGCGGCGGCTTAACCCAAGTGCCGGCAGATGAATTGATCCGGCTTGTCTCTGAGGAGGTCTCTCCTTCTGACACAGAAGGTTCTATCAGTTTGTTAGATGTGCAGGCAAGTGTTGAGCATCAAGAGGTGCAAGCTTGGGAAGAACAACAGCTGCTACGAACCTCTGTTCAGCGAGAGTTTGAAACTTATTTAGCAGAAAATGTCGGCCCGATGGCGGTTCAGTGGCTGAGACTCTATCTGCAGGGTCGTTCTCAAGATGCGATCGCTCAGCAGTTAAAGCTGCCGGTGAAGCAAGTCTACCGGCTGCGAGAAAAAATTAGCTACCATGCGATTCGGGTTTTTGCACTAAAAATTCAGCCTGAGTTGGTAGCGAGTTGGTTAGAGACCTCTTTAAGTGAGCACAGTCTGGGTTTAACCTCGGCACAGTGGCAGCAATATTGGAACAATCTGACGGCAGTGCAACGCCAATTGCTGGAGTTGCTGAGAGCCGGCCACTCGATTCATGCGATTGCGGAGATTTTGAAGCTTAAACCTAATCAGGTGATCGGCGAGTGGACTAAGCTGTATATTGCGGCTCAAATGCTGCGAAATGTGTCTTAA
- a CDS encoding ATPase domain-containing protein, with protein MPQDRLSTGIPGLDEVLYGGLVPNRAYLVRGGPGAGKTTLGLHFLAAGVENGEKTLYITLGEPAEQIRRNAEKLGVDTKSMAFLDLSPTSDFFTEVQTYDLFSPAEVEREPTTQKIIDEVGSLKPERVFLDAMTQFRFLSSDAFQFRKQVLSFMRFLLEQNATILSTSEGSENVPDDDLQFMSDGVIHLNYASEGRTVHVTKFRGSDFRGGRHSMRLTGAGMAVFPRLQPGAYSRDYVPEPLSSGVPELDELLHGGLERGTITIVTGPTGVGKTTLGLQFMKEAAGRGERSAVYTFEEAEETLVQRCESVNIPVSAMTKRGTLSIVPIEPMHYTPDEFARQVRREVEQKKARIVMIDSISGYRISLRGDDLVSHLHALCQYLKNMGVTVILVNEMAFVTGEFRVTEIGMSYIADNIVFLRYLEMEGEMRKAIGVLKKRLSSFEKALREIEVTRYGIKVGRPLLELRGLLSGNPEWVSRKER; from the coding sequence ATGCCTCAAGACCGCTTATCCACAGGGATTCCAGGTCTAGACGAAGTTCTTTATGGAGGCTTAGTCCCCAACAGAGCCTATCTAGTGCGGGGTGGCCCTGGTGCCGGCAAAACCACCCTCGGACTGCACTTTCTAGCTGCCGGTGTCGAAAATGGCGAGAAAACTCTGTATATCACCCTGGGAGAACCCGCAGAGCAAATCCGCCGAAACGCCGAGAAGTTGGGTGTTGATACGAAAAGCATGGCTTTTCTTGATCTCAGTCCCACCTCAGACTTTTTTACTGAGGTACAAACTTACGACCTCTTTTCTCCAGCCGAGGTAGAACGAGAACCCACCACTCAAAAAATTATTGACGAAGTAGGGAGCCTCAAACCTGAGCGGGTATTCCTGGATGCCATGACTCAGTTCCGTTTCCTCTCTAGCGATGCCTTTCAGTTCCGCAAGCAAGTGCTTTCATTTATGCGCTTTCTCTTGGAACAGAACGCGACAATCCTGTCTACCTCAGAAGGCAGCGAGAACGTTCCCGACGACGACTTGCAATTTATGAGTGATGGCGTCATTCACTTGAACTACGCTTCTGAAGGACGCACCGTTCACGTCACCAAATTTCGCGGATCAGACTTCCGGGGAGGCCGGCACTCAATGCGCTTGACAGGAGCCGGCATGGCGGTATTCCCACGCTTGCAACCTGGAGCCTACAGCAGGGACTATGTACCAGAGCCACTTTCGTCTGGGGTGCCAGAACTCGACGAACTGCTGCACGGCGGACTGGAACGGGGAACCATCACCATTGTCACAGGACCCACCGGCGTTGGCAAAACCACGCTGGGACTTCAGTTTATGAAAGAAGCTGCCGGTAGAGGCGAGCGTTCGGCAGTCTACACTTTTGAAGAAGCTGAAGAAACCCTTGTGCAACGCTGTGAATCGGTTAATATTCCAGTCAGCGCTATGACCAAGCGGGGAACGCTTTCAATTGTCCCCATAGAGCCAATGCACTACACCCCCGACGAGTTCGCCCGTCAAGTTCGCAGGGAGGTAGAGCAGAAAAAAGCACGCATTGTTATGATTGATAGCATCTCAGGCTATCGGATTTCTCTGCGAGGCGATGACCTGGTTAGTCACCTTCATGCGCTGTGCCAATATCTAAAAAATATGGGCGTGACAGTCATCTTAGTTAACGAAATGGCGTTTGTTACGGGTGAGTTTCGCGTCACTGAGATTGGAATGAGCTATATTGCTGATAACATTGTTTTCCTTCGTTATCTAGAGATGGAAGGCGAAATGCGTAAAGCAATCGGGGTACTCAAAAAACGACTGTCTTCCTTTGAGAAAGCCTTACGAGAAATTGAGGTCACACGCTATGGAATTAAAGTAGGTAGACCCCTGCTTGAACTTCGCGGCCTCCTGAGCGGTAATCCAGAATGGGTTTCCAGAAAAGAGAGATAA
- a CDS encoding nucleoside deaminase, with amino-acid sequence MTDEKFMKMAIEKAKEGLTKGPTPFGACIVKDGEVISCVHNIVWQSTDITAHAEINAIREACKKLNTIDLSGCVIYSTCEPCPMCFSACHWANISKIVYGTSIEDAQNAGFRELSISNQQMKQLGNSSIEIQGNFMKEENLEIFKEWKESKSGKLY; translated from the coding sequence ATGACCGATGAAAAATTCATGAAAATGGCAATCGAAAAAGCCAAAGAAGGTCTAACAAAAGGGCCAACTCCTTTTGGGGCGTGTATTGTCAAAGATGGAGAAGTTATCAGTTGCGTGCATAATATTGTCTGGCAAAGTACAGATATCACCGCTCATGCCGAAATTAACGCGATTCGAGAAGCGTGTAAAAAATTAAATACGATTGATTTGTCTGGTTGTGTAATTTATTCCACTTGCGAACCTTGTCCCATGTGCTTTAGTGCCTGTCATTGGGCAAATATTTCTAAAATTGTCTACGGAACCAGCATTGAGGATGCTCAGAATGCTGGTTTCAGAGAGCTAAGCATTTCCAATCAGCAGATGAAACAGTTAGGAAATAGCTCTATAGAAATTCAGGGAAATTTTATGAAAGAAGAAAATTTAGAAATTTTTAAAGAATGGAAAGAATCAAAATCTGGTAAATTATACTAA
- a CDS encoding class I SAM-dependent methyltransferase: protein MDIKALFDSAAQDYDRTRRQYIPCFDDFYSTALELIPHNSQAHIKILDIGAGTGLLSGLVAAAFPQASITLSDISSQMLSKAQERFGSNRNIDYLVLDFINAPIVGNYDVVISALALHHTPQDQLKRVFQKIFGALQSGGYFINADQTLGTTPENEEKYAQAWLNGAKAKGCSDRDIEVAIERMKADKTATLQDQLNWLSEVGFVQVDCWYKNYRFAVYSGQRPA, encoded by the coding sequence GTGGACATCAAAGCTCTTTTCGATTCTGCCGCACAAGATTATGACCGCACTCGACGTCAATACATTCCGTGTTTTGATGATTTCTACAGCACTGCACTCGAACTCATTCCTCACAACAGTCAAGCCCACATTAAAATACTTGACATTGGCGCTGGCACGGGGCTGCTATCTGGCTTGGTTGCGGCTGCCTTTCCACAAGCCAGCATCACTTTGTCCGACATTTCATCCCAGATGTTGAGCAAGGCACAAGAGCGTTTCGGTTCAAATCGCAATATTGATTACTTGGTTTTGGATTTTATCAATGCGCCAATTGTCGGGAACTACGATGTTGTCATTTCGGCTTTGGCGCTGCATCATACACCGCAAGATCAGTTAAAAAGGGTGTTTCAAAAGATTTTTGGTGCGTTGCAAAGCGGCGGTTATTTCATTAATGCAGACCAAACTTTAGGCACCACGCCGGAGAACGAAGAAAAATATGCTCAGGCTTGGCTCAACGGCGCTAAAGCCAAAGGTTGCAGTGACCGCGATATAGAAGTTGCTATCGAGCGCATGAAAGCAGATAAAACAGCTACTCTACAAGACCAACTTAATTGGTTGTCCGAAGTGGGTTTTGTTCAAGTTGACTGCTGGTATAAAAACTATCGTTTTGCCGTCTACTCCGGCCAAAGACCGGCCTGA